A portion of the Pirellulales bacterium genome contains these proteins:
- a CDS encoding Gfo/Idh/MocA family oxidoreductase, whose amino-acid sequence MKAKNMTEWAEVQTTISRRLFLQSSTMGAGALAFSMRGLAAEVDERVKAAANPSEKLGVAVIGAGIRGDVHCKEFTKRSDVEILFVCDADRAVGQKRVEGLKAKGHRTQLVQDVRRLLDEKSVDAVSIATPNHWHALAAVWAMQAGKDVYVEKPVSHNVAEGRAIVETARKQSRICQAGMQCRSMQGTIDAIEYVRSGKIGVVKLARGLCYNLRKPIGPKGKYDPPSEVDYNLWSGPAELLPVTRPQFHYDWHWQWPYGNGDLGNQGVHQMDIARWGLGQNGLSKRVFSYGGRLGYNDASETPNTQVVVHEFDDATLVFEVRGLKTSPLRGASVGVIFYGSDGYVVLTSYTDGAAFDGDGKLVKRFSGGGDHFGNFLEAVRSRKQENLTADILEGHLSSALCHTGNISWRLGAELPVTEIKSRLAAESSHKDATETFERFAIHLQENGMDPAAAEITYGAELSMDPQRETFANSVEANAMLTREYRKPFELQL is encoded by the coding sequence ATGAAAGCAAAGAATATGACGGAATGGGCTGAAGTTCAGACGACGATCTCGCGGCGGCTGTTTCTCCAGTCCAGCACGATGGGGGCAGGAGCACTCGCTTTTTCGATGCGAGGCCTCGCGGCGGAGGTGGACGAGCGGGTAAAGGCCGCCGCAAATCCGAGCGAAAAACTCGGTGTTGCCGTCATTGGCGCAGGCATTCGCGGCGACGTGCATTGCAAAGAGTTCACAAAACGTAGCGATGTAGAGATCCTGTTCGTTTGTGACGCCGATCGGGCGGTCGGCCAGAAGCGTGTCGAGGGGTTGAAAGCTAAGGGGCATCGTACGCAGCTTGTGCAAGACGTGCGGCGGTTGCTCGACGAAAAATCTGTTGATGCCGTGAGCATTGCCACGCCAAATCATTGGCACGCGTTAGCCGCTGTTTGGGCGATGCAAGCGGGCAAAGACGTGTATGTGGAAAAGCCCGTCAGTCACAACGTGGCAGAGGGGCGCGCAATCGTTGAAACCGCCCGCAAGCAGAGCCGTATCTGTCAAGCCGGGATGCAATGCCGGTCGATGCAAGGCACCATCGATGCGATTGAATACGTGCGCTCTGGCAAGATCGGCGTGGTCAAACTCGCCCGCGGGCTGTGCTACAATCTACGGAAGCCGATCGGTCCCAAAGGCAAATATGATCCGCCGAGCGAAGTGGATTACAATCTTTGGTCCGGCCCTGCGGAGTTGTTGCCCGTCACTCGGCCACAGTTCCACTACGATTGGCACTGGCAGTGGCCCTACGGCAACGGCGACTTGGGAAATCAAGGCGTCCACCAGATGGACATCGCCCGTTGGGGCCTCGGCCAGAACGGCTTGAGCAAGCGTGTCTTCAGCTACGGCGGCCGGCTCGGGTACAATGACGCCAGCGAAACGCCCAATACGCAGGTCGTGGTCCACGAATTCGACGACGCGACGTTGGTGTTTGAAGTCCGGGGTTTGAAGACCAGCCCGTTGCGCGGTGCGTCCGTCGGGGTGATCTTCTACGGCAGCGACGGTTACGTGGTGCTGACCAGCTACACCGACGGCGCGGCATTTGACGGCGACGGCAAGCTCGTGAAGCGATTTAGCGGCGGTGGCGATCATTTCGGCAATTTTCTTGAAGCAGTCCGCAGCCGCAAACAAGAAAATCTGACAGCCGACATTTTAGAAGGGCATCTTTCCAGTGCACTGTGCCACACGGGCAACATCTCCTGGCGATTGGGCGCGGAACTGCCGGTCACGGAGATCAAGTCGCGTCTGGCCGCGGAATCGAGTCACAAGGACGCGACGGAAACCTTCGAGCGATTCGCAATACATCTGCAAGAAAACGGCATGGATCCGGCGGCCGCGGAAATTACGTACGGTGCCGAGTTGTCGATGGATCCTCAGCGCGAAACCTTTGCCAATTCGGTCGAAGCCAACGCAATGTTGACGCGAGAATACCGCAAGCCATTTGAACTTCAATTGTGA